The Nitrospira sp. genomic interval CTGATACGTGTGAAAGCCAGCCCAAATGTCTTCCCCTCAACCCAGCGAACGATTGCTTCATCGATCATAATCGGCCAATCGAGGTCTGGAATATGGAGACGACATTCAAACTTATCTCCTTGGCCGACAATCGTTCCGCTTTCGATCTTGCACCCTCCGATAGACAGATCGAGCGTTCGTCCATTCCCTTCATTTGGGCCGCCCGAGAAGGTGCTTCGAAACTGCGTGGTAAAGCGAGGTTGATTCCGACGCTCATCAGGACTCGAGAAGACGGTCTCCGTCGACTTCTTCTCAGGCTTGAGTAGCGAGGCCATTTTTTTCAGCGCTGAAATTGGCATATCGGCAAGCTGCGTGGCGGTTTAACCAAAGAATTCTTAAGCGAGGCATCCTTCAGCATGATCTTGTGAAGGACGCCTCGCGGTGAAATGAACTCTGACCTTCTACTGCTTCACCTGAAGCAACATGTGTCCACGGCGATTTTGCTGGTAGCATGACTCGGCATGGTCAAAGCAAAACGGCTGCTCTTTACCGAATGATACAATAGCGACCTGCTTGGGACTGATTCCGGCTTCATGAAGGTATGTCTTTGCTGCCTTCGCCCGCTTGTCGCCAAGAACCATGTTGTAATCGGTCGTTCCTCGCTCGTCGCAATGGCCTTCAATTTTCAGGACGGCACCAGGATGATCCTTCAACCAGCTTGCATCGCGATTCAGCGCTTCCATAGCGGCATCGGATACGGTCCACTGATCGTAACCAAAAAATACGTCTTGGAGTCCTGCTTCAATGGCTGCCTTCTCTTCCTTCGTCAATTCGGCGCGCCGTCTTACGGCGACATCGGAAGGATTCAGCGAAGCTCGATAGCCGCTTTGGGCCAATCGCTCTTCATCGGGATTCTGAGAAAACCCTCTGAGTTCGCCTGAAGCCCCCCCACGGGCCATGCCAGGGAAATTGGGATTGACGCCTTCTCCATTCCAGTTTTTTGACTTGTCAGACTGTGCTGACGAGACCTCTCCGTCGGACTGAAGCCATTTCATCCCGCAACCTTGACTCACAATCATGACTACACCCAGCATGACCACACTGGCCATAGAAGCATTTCTTCCCGTCATACAATTCTCCTCAGTTAATAATTCCTATCGTGATGCGATCGTCAGAGCCTCTTTTCGAATGCGTGTGAATCTCAGAATTCTGCAAGAGGGCTCGGCGTCCCTGCGTGAAGACGATCAGTGCAAATCGTTAGATCAACTATAGCACCAGGTTCAGAATTGTCTTCCCCGAGAGGGGGCCGCCCTTGGGTATTTAGCGATAGAGTTGATCGGGGATTGCAGGGGCCAGAAAACTCTGATTAGAAAAACCTTGGAGGGACTGACGCTTAGCAGCCGCAAGCCATTAAATTATTGGGGGAAACGCTGATACTTGAGAACTGCAGCCAACCGAAGAGAGGACACCCCGGCGTTATAAGAGAGCACGGAGCGGACGAGATACCGAGTTACACGACGACGCCTTAACTAGCGTGAAACCTTACGGTCCGACCACCGGGCCGGTCGCATAACCGTCCCCAATCCGGCAACAGCGCAGATTAACGCCAACATCGCAAGACCCACGGCAAGAAGAAAACCTGCCTTTACTTCATGCATTCCAGGAATCATCATCGCTCCCTCCCAATCTATTTACCCACACTGCCATCCGCATGTGCAGTACCAGGCACCCATGGGC includes:
- a CDS encoding PilZ domain-containing protein; this encodes MPISALKKMASLLKPEKKSTETVFSSPDERRNQPRFTTQFRSTFSGGPNEGNGRTLDLSIGGCKIESGTIVGQGDKFECRLHIPDLDWPIMIDEAIVRWVEGKTFGLAFTRIRSGEQDKITAIISKIEQEQQA
- a CDS encoding OmpA family protein gives rise to the protein MASVVMLGVVMIVSQGCGMKWLQSDGEVSSAQSDKSKNWNGEGVNPNFPGMARGGASGELRGFSQNPDEERLAQSGYRASLNPSDVAVRRRAELTKEEKAAIEAGLQDVFFGYDQWTVSDAAMEALNRDASWLKDHPGAVLKIEGHCDERGTTDYNMVLGDKRAKAAKTYLHEAGISPKQVAIVSFGKEQPFCFDHAESCYQQNRRGHMLLQVKQ